A segment of the Ipomoea triloba cultivar NCNSP0323 chromosome 1, ASM357664v1 genome:
AACCTTCTCCATCTCGAACATGCCAGCTCCAAAGGAGTAGCCGATGGGCACAAAGATCATCCCGTGGTGGACCAGCTGAGTGATTGCTGTCAACCTGCACAGTTATCATCAAACTCGGGTTAATTAAGTCCATTGTTCGATGTAAATTGGACAGAAGGGAATTGAAGATACTAACGCGGTTGTCTCTTGGCCACCGCCCTGGGATCCAGTGCTGTAGAACAGGCCTGCGGGCTTGCCTGCTAGTGCCTGGGTTCTCCATAGGCCTCCAGTTGCATCGAGAAACGCTTTGAACTGAGCAGACATCATCCCAAATCGCGTTGGGAACCCGAAGATGAACCCATCGGCTTCAGGAAGGTCGTTGGGGGATATGATTGGCACATCGCTCTTCGCTGGTGCACCCAGCTTTCCAAGAATCTCATCAGAAAGCGTTTCTGGAACCTGTTCCATTGAATCAACAAAAATGTCTGTAATTgacaacaatttttaatttcctATGAAGTCATTTGGAAATTCCAATGGAAGTTCAGAGTACAGACATTACTTCTCAAACCAAATCATAGAATATTGCTTTCTTAtggtatatgtatgtatgcaatCAAACCATTAATTTGTAAGCAAAAACCGAAAGATCAAAACAATGTACAGTAACACTTTCACTGAATTATCAGATCTAGAAAAGGAAACAAATGATTATTCCAGCACTCACCTGAAATAGCTTGGCCTCAACTCCTTCAACAGAGTCAGCTCCTTTCTTGATTTCATGTGCCAGCTTCTCAACATGTCCATAAGTGGAGTAGAAACTGTCAACATTGAAACCATTCTTGTCAGATGTCAGGGGATACTAAACAAATTTTGTGATTCTTTATCAGTGACTTGTTTCCTTCACCCACATTCAGACAATCAAATTGAAATCCCAACTAAAAACTTAAACCGATACTGAGATTTTTTAcgtgtattattttatatatttttgcgTGACAAGGGAAACCCGCCACTACTCAAAGGTGTGCATTGGGCAAACCTTATTtggtgatcctagccggcaaaagactacaaaaaagtaaatcaacttagattgcccatagctgatcggctcaaaccaagaaggcaatAGGCCGCTCTAACTAGTTCATCAACAAGGGTTCATCACTCTTCCTATTAGGGATAAGCATAAGTGGATAGAGTGATATGAACAATGGGAAAAGTTGAGTATTTGACAGAAAATGAAGTCCACAAAAGTATCATTGATCAAAATCATGGAGAGACATGAAACATCAGATTATCAGAAAAACACAAGTTTAGGATCAAGCATGGCAGCAATCAATGTACTGGGAATAACCTAATCTGTTGGATTATGAAATAGCTAATCCaataaagatttttaaaaacagGATTATGAAATGATCAATGAGAATCGAGAATCAAGATAATCATGTATGAAATCTGATATGAAAATTATACTTCCCCCAACCTCTCAATTCATAAAGAACACATTTTTATGAAATCAGCATGTAAAAACATTAACCTAAACCCAAGAAACAGGGCATTTAACACACCATGGAGTGATCAAACACCCACCCAAAATCAAGAATTCGGACCAATGGTAATCAAATGTATCAAGAACAAGACAAACACATACCCTCTATTCCTGCTATAAATTACAAGATTCAGAAAAATGGAAGATtgataaactaaaaaaaaagctGTAAATTTGTTCCAAACACACACCAAAACAGTGGTATACACACACAACCACAGATATAcataaatagagagagagagagagattcatACACAATGTAAAGCTTGGTTGCCATTGGAGGATCTTGGATTGCTTTGTGAGTGAAGAAAGGTGGTAGGTGAATGAATGAAACGTTGAACAGAAGAAAGAGAGATGGAGAAAGTGGGAAGAGGTGTCTCTGGTTATATAGTGGTGGAATGAGTTGACCATCATAACCCCTTTCTTTATCTCTGGAAATTTggtaatttgaaattattaattacagCTCTCCAGATGGCAATGAATTAAATAGGGAATATTGAGGCTGTTTGACTGTGGTATTCTTTTGAATTATCCAgcacaattttttgtttttttttttgttgctgtCATGCTCATGTCATAATTACTtacatttctttttcaaaacggaaatttttactatatttccttatttgcataatttttttaatgtactatCATTCGGTATTCTCACGATTAATTGAAATTTGACTCATATCTCGTCTTTAGAGATTAGCTAGTCATGGTAAGTAATGTCAGGTGACTTGACATTGAGTTGTGCCGAACTaatcaatattttcaatttaacaACTCTACCTAACCTAGGTTATATAGAGGGGGGCCTAGCATATACGAGGGCATGTCTTGTTGGCCAAAGTACTACATGTGGGTTTAGCCCAAATCAGCTCACATTGCGACCTATAGTCATGATaaagttattcaattatttctttttttagtaaAACATGGCCTGGACCGCAAAGTTGACTTGTCCTATAGTATACTAACTTGTCACTGGCCGACCTCATTTGACAAACTAGCCAAGTTAACCTAAGCTAAGCTTAATTACTTCAATCGTCAATCGTCGCCGAGATGGATGCCCTTGATGACGatgataacaacaacaacaacaacaacaacaacaacaacaacaataataataataataataattattattattattattatattattattattaggcatCCAAGTTAATAAAATATGTCATTTCAATTACCATGACACCTctagttctttaatttgtttcaaagTCCAcgtcattaattaatttattacattaaaataaaataaagttagtGACTGAGTAATGGGGGATGGATCGGGAGATTTactaaatattgtaatattataaaatctGACTGTTTTTAAGGCAAGTGTATTATCATATCATTATACGTTTAAATAATCACTATctctttgtcttcttttttttttttttttttttttttttttttttttttttttttttttttttttttttttttNNNNNNNNNNNNNNNNNNNNNNNNNNNNNNNNNNNNNNNNNNNNNNNNNNNNNNNNNNNNNNNNNNNNNNNNNNNNNNNN
Coding sequences within it:
- the LOC116026434 gene encoding NAD(P)H dehydrogenase (quinone) FQR1-like, with the translated sequence MATKLYIVFYSTYGHVEKLAHEIKKGADSVEGVEAKLFQVPETLSDEILGKLGAPAKSDVPIISPNDLPEADGFIFGFPTRFGMMSAQFKAFLDATGGLWRTQALAGKPAGLFYSTGSQGGGQETTALTAITQLVHHGMIFVPIGYSFGAGMFEMEKVKGGSPYGAGTYAGDGSRQPSQLELEQAFHQGKYIAAITKKLKAGSA